Part of the Sandaracinaceae bacterium genome, CCTTGACGCGGGGCCGCCTCGGTTTCAGAATACTGACCGATCGATCGGTCAGTAAGATGCCTCCTCCCTCGGACACCAAGCGCGCGATTCTGAAGTGCACCATCCGGCTGCTCGGGACCAATGGGCCCAATGCACTCTCGGCCGGGGCCATCGCCAAGGAGCTCGGCATCAGCAAGGCCACGGTGTTCCATCACTTCCCGAGCCTCACGCAGATCCCGCTCGAAGCGTTCGAGCTGTTGTTCGAGGACTTCGTCGACTGGCAGCCGCCGCCGAGGATGACGCTCCGGCAGCTGCTCGAAGCGCTCGGCAGCATGACCTTCACGATGCTCGATGAGCGCGCGGACTTTCTGCGCGCCTACTACGTGTTCTTCGGCATCGCCATGTTCGATGAGGCGCTGAAGAAGCGCCAGAAGGACTACCTGGCGCTCGTCGCGGCCCGCATCACTTCCCACTTTGTCCAAGTTGGGCTGGAGAAGCGGGTCGCCAAGCGCTGCGCCAACATGGCGCTCGTCGTACTCGATGGAATCGCGCTGCACGCGTTGGCCGCAGACAATCGGCCTGAACTTCGTCGGTCCTGGATGGCGTTTTCGAACATGGTCGTCCGGGAAAACTCTTGAACCGGAGTGAGCGAATCATGAGAGTTGGCATCAACGGCATCGGAATCGGTGGTCCCACCCTGGCCTATTGGTTGAAAAGGTACGGCCACGAGCCGGTCCTATTCGAGAAGGCCGACGCGCTCCGTGCCGAGGGCTTCGTGGTCGACTTCTGGGGGCTGGGCTATCAGGTCGCCGAGAAGATGGGCATCGTCGAGCGTCTGCGCGCCAAGGGCAAGGAGATGAATCGACTCAGCTTCGTGGCTGACGATGGCCACGAAGTCGCCGGCCTCGACACCACCGAGGTGCGGCAGCGGTGGAACAATCGCTTCATCACGGTGCCGCGCGGAGTGATCTGTGAGGAGCTGTTCAAGGCGTGCGAAGGAGTCGAAGCGCGTTTCGGAACGCACATCGTCGGCCTCGACGAGGATGCCGATCGAGTCTCGGCTACGCTCTCCGACGGTACCCATGAGGATTTCGACGCGGTCGTGGGGGCCGACGGGCTCCACTCGGCGATCCGCGGCCTGGTGTTCGGTCCAGAGGACGAGTTCGAGAGCTTCTTGGACTGCTACGTGGCCGTCTTTCGTGCGCCCAACTATCCGAACACGGACGAGGGCAAGTACTTGGCCCATTCGATCCCGAATCGCTGGGCGGCGCGCATCCAGCGTTACGACGGAACGACGGTGATCCTGCTCATCTTCCGGGCGTCACTCCTCGACCAAGAGCCGCATTCGCAGGATGACGTTCGCCGTTGCCTCCGAGAGGTCTACGCGGACGTGAAATGGGAGGTGCCCGAAATGCTGTGCTACCTCGACGAAGGCCCGGTCTACTTCGACCGCATCAGTCAGATCCGCATGCCGACTTGGTCGAAGGGTCGAGTCGCACTCCTGGGCGACGCCGCTGCCTGCGCGTCACTCTTGGCGGGTGAGGGGACGGGCCTGGCGATGACGGAGGCCTATGTTCTCGCGGGAGAGCTCCACCGCTCGGGCGGGGATGTGGCGCTCGCCTATCGAAGGTATGAGGACAAGCTGGCCAAGTTCGTGCGTCGCGAACAGGACCACGCCAAGACCTTCCGCATGTTCTTCGCTCCGGCGAGCCGAGCCGCGGTGTGGACCCGCGATCTTCTGATCAAGATGGCGGGGTTGCCCGGCATGACTGGCTTCGTTGCTGGTCAGTCGGTCCCCGCGTTCGAGTTCGACGACTACGGCCCGTGACGCGGCAGCCGAGTCGAGGCGCGAGATTGCGCTAACAATCACGAAGCTTTCACGCTTCGTGCGCCGCGGCCTTGCCTGATTGACTCTTGCGTGTGCAAAGCGGCGGATTCCCTCGCCGGAGGCTTCATCCAGACTGACGGGGTGAGCCCGCTCCCGTGGCGGGCCCCACCGTCGTCGCACGCGTTCACGGAAAGGTCCCAGCGGGCACGTCGACGCGGTTCTCGACGTCGGGGGCATGCTCACGGGGTCCATGCCGCCGGCGGAGGCGGACTCAACGGCGCGTCGGGCCATGGGTCCGGCCGCGGACTGCGCGGCACTTCGCCGAACTGCGCTGCCGAGGCCACGACCCGCCACCGCCCATTGATCCCAGCCCATCCGCCGTACGGCTGCAGGTGTTGGTCCAGCCACGAGGAGGCGACCTCGTCGTATCCGCGCAGGTATTCGAGCTGCTCGCGCGTGATGAGGCAGCTCGCGACGAAATCGGTGCGCACGCCATACTCCGACCAGAGCCAGCGCTCGTACTCTCGAGCCTCGTCGTCGGGGTACCCACTGGTCAGGCGCCGATGAACGCCAGCGCCCATGTCGCTACGCGCGGCGGCGCGGCCCTGCTCCCGCGAGACGAGGGTCGACTCCGGGCACGCCAGCTCCTGCTGCCACGCCGCGCCGATGTCGCAGCTATCGTCCGCACGCCACACCAGCGACCAACCGAGCGACAGCCCTCCGGCGAGGAGGACCGTCGCCGCGGACCACGCAGCCGCCGCCAGCGCGTCACGCCGAGCGCTCAGCACGACGACGGGTAGGTACACCAGAGCCACCCCAGCGATCAGACGGGCCGTGTAGTCGAGCGACATCGCGCGCCCGAACTCGAAGGGGTCGGTGAGCTGGTAGCCCACGGCGCACAAGCCGCCGAACAACCCCACGTACGCCCCCCACGTGCGGCGGCGGATGGCCCCCACGGCCGCGACGCCGAAGACGATGACGCCGAAGATAGCCCAAGGCAGCGCGTCGAGTGGCGGCATGAATATCGAGCGCGGCCGCGCCTCCGCCGCTGTCTGACAAACCCAGAGCGACACCCCCCAGACGCCGACCGCGCCCAGCGCGTACGCGCACAGCCAGCGTCGCGCGCTCTTGGTCTCCCCCTCGCTGATGCGTGCCCTCATGAAGGATCCATAGCAGTTCGCATGGACACCCGACAACGCCACGGACGCGCGGCGGGCCTCGGAGGACCAACGACGGCCTCGCGCACGAAGCCTCGTCGGCGCCCGTTGTCACGCGCGGCTTGCTTTCATACGCTAAACGCATGCGCAAGCTTGTGTCGCCCATCGTCGCCGTGCTGTTCTGCGCCGCGGCCACCTCCACGGTCACGGTCTACGCCTGCGCCGTGATGCCGCGCCCGGACCGCGTCGTCCGCGTGGATGGCGAAGAGGTGCTCATCGTTTGGGACGCTGACGCTCGCCGCGAGCACCTCATCCGCCACATCGGCTTTCGTGGAGACACCGACGACTTTGGCTTCCTGGTACCGACGCCGAGCACGCCCGAGGTCGCGGAGGTGCAGGGCTTGCCGTTCGACCCGCTCTACCGGCTTTACCACCGCTCCGCGCCGGTGCGGCACGCTCGCGGGAGGAGGAGCGCCCGGAGCTCGTCCGCGATGAGCTCCGGGGCGGCCCCGTCCGTGCGCGTGGTGGCGCAGCACGAACTGGCCGGGCAGACCGCGACCGTGCTCGCGGCGAACGACGCGTCGGCGCTCAACGGCTGGCTGGCGAGCCACGGCTATCCGCACGGCCCCGCCCTGCAGGCGTACGTCACCCCGTACGTTCAACGGGGGTGGATGATCACGGCCTTTCGCTACGTCGCTCGCGGCGCCCATGTGCGCAGCCCGGTCATTCGGCTCTCGTTCGACACCGAGCAGCCCTTCTTCCCCTACGCCGAACCGGCGAGCACGGAGGCCCGCCCCGCGCGCCACTTCCGCGTGAGCGTCCTCGCGCATCACCCGATGCAGGGGCAGCTCTCCGCCAACGGCGAGGGGGGCCGCCGGTGGGGGGCTCAGGTTGGCTTCCGCCGCCGCCTCACGCCGGCTGAGACAGAGCGTGTTCAGTCGGCGTCGCAGCTCACGACGGCCCCCGCGCTGCGGTACCTGACGGTGTTCGACGAGCCGCGCAGCGTCCGGGGCGACCTCGACCTGTGGTTCCGCCCTCAGGGCGGCGCTCCCGACGTCCAGCCGAGGCTCCGCACCGCGGTCGCGCCGGTCCAGCAGGGAGGGCCCAACCCCCTGGATGAGATCGACTTCTAGGCGTCGGTTCGCCCATAGGGCCATAGCCGACACGAACGCCCTCTTGTAAGTGCA contains:
- a CDS encoding TetR/AcrR family transcriptional regulator is translated as MTRGRLGFRILTDRSVSKMPPPSDTKRAILKCTIRLLGTNGPNALSAGAIAKELGISKATVFHHFPSLTQIPLEAFELLFEDFVDWQPPPRMTLRQLLEALGSMTFTMLDERADFLRAYYVFFGIAMFDEALKKRQKDYLALVAARITSHFVQVGLEKRVAKRCANMALVVLDGIALHALAADNRPELRRSWMAFSNMVVRENS
- a CDS encoding DUF2330 domain-containing protein, which gives rise to MRKLVSPIVAVLFCAAATSTVTVYACAVMPRPDRVVRVDGEEVLIVWDADARREHLIRHIGFRGDTDDFGFLVPTPSTPEVAEVQGLPFDPLYRLYHRSAPVRHARGRRSARSSSAMSSGAAPSVRVVAQHELAGQTATVLAANDASALNGWLASHGYPHGPALQAYVTPYVQRGWMITAFRYVARGAHVRSPVIRLSFDTEQPFFPYAEPASTEARPARHFRVSVLAHHPMQGQLSANGEGGRRWGAQVGFRRRLTPAETERVQSASQLTTAPALRYLTVFDEPRSVRGDLDLWFRPQGGAPDVQPRLRTAVAPVQQGGPNPLDEIDF
- a CDS encoding FAD-dependent monooxygenase, producing MRVGINGIGIGGPTLAYWLKRYGHEPVLFEKADALRAEGFVVDFWGLGYQVAEKMGIVERLRAKGKEMNRLSFVADDGHEVAGLDTTEVRQRWNNRFITVPRGVICEELFKACEGVEARFGTHIVGLDEDADRVSATLSDGTHEDFDAVVGADGLHSAIRGLVFGPEDEFESFLDCYVAVFRAPNYPNTDEGKYLAHSIPNRWAARIQRYDGTTVILLIFRASLLDQEPHSQDDVRRCLREVYADVKWEVPEMLCYLDEGPVYFDRISQIRMPTWSKGRVALLGDAAACASLLAGEGTGLAMTEAYVLAGELHRSGGDVALAYRRYEDKLAKFVRREQDHAKTFRMFFAPASRAAVWTRDLLIKMAGLPGMTGFVAGQSVPAFEFDDYGP